In a single window of the Pseudomonas lutea genome:
- a CDS encoding response regulator transcription factor has protein sequence MIRVLVAEDHTIVREGIKQLIGLAKDLQVVGEASNGEQLLDALRHTPCEVVLLDISMPGVNGLEAIPRIRALNNPPAILVLSMHDEAQMAARALKVGAAGYATKDSDPALLLTAIRRVAAGGRYIDPDLADRMVFEVGLTDHRPLHSLLSEREFSVFERLAQGANVNDIAQQLALSSKTISTHKARLMQKLKITSLAELVKYAMEHKLV, from the coding sequence TTGATTCGCGTATTGGTTGCAGAAGACCACACCATTGTCCGCGAGGGGATCAAACAGCTGATCGGCCTGGCGAAGGACCTTCAAGTGGTCGGGGAGGCCAGCAATGGCGAGCAGCTGCTGGACGCCTTACGCCATACACCCTGCGAGGTCGTACTTCTGGATATCTCGATGCCGGGCGTCAACGGTCTCGAAGCGATTCCCAGGATTCGCGCGTTGAACAACCCGCCTGCGATCCTGGTGCTGTCGATGCACGATGAAGCGCAGATGGCTGCACGTGCCTTGAAGGTCGGGGCCGCCGGATACGCGACCAAGGACAGCGATCCGGCCTTGCTGCTGACGGCGATCCGGCGTGTGGCCGCAGGAGGGCGATACATCGACCCGGACCTGGCAGACCGAATGGTGTTCGAGGTCGGGCTCACCGACCACCGGCCCTTGCATTCGTTGTTGTCCGAGCGCGAGTTTTCAGTGTTCGAACGCCTGGCCCAAGGCGCCAATGTCAACGACATCGCCCAACAACTGGCGTTGAGCAGCAAAACCATCAGCACCCACAAGGCGCGTCTGATGCAGAAGCTGAAAATCACTTCGCTGGCCGAGCTGGTGAAGTATGCGATGGAGCACAAGCTGGTTTGA
- a CDS encoding ABC transporter ATP-binding protein: protein MSNVESGAGASDVLVSFRGVQKSYDGEALIVKDLNLDICKGEFLTLLGPSGSGKTTSLMMLAGFETPTAGEIQLAGRSINNVPPHKRDIGMVFQNYALFPHMTVAENLAFPLSVRGMSKTDVAEKVKRALDMVQLGTFAHRYPAQLSGGQQQRVALARALVFEPQLVLMDEPLGALDKQLREHMQMEIKHLHQRLGVTVVYVTHDQGEALTMSDRVAVFHQGEIQQIAPPRTLYEEPKNTFVANFIGENNRINGTLLSQSGDRCVVGLARGEKVEALAINVGATGSPVTLSIRPERVNLNGRSESCVNRFSGRVAEFIYLGDHVRVRLEVAGKTDFFVKQPIAELDPGLSVGDVVPLGWQVEHARALDPLLDTH from the coding sequence ATGAGCAACGTCGAATCAGGCGCTGGGGCGAGTGATGTTCTGGTCAGCTTTCGTGGTGTGCAAAAGAGCTACGACGGCGAAGCCCTGATCGTCAAAGACCTCAACCTGGATATCTGCAAAGGCGAATTCCTCACCCTGCTCGGGCCGTCCGGCTCCGGCAAGACCACCAGCCTTATGATGCTCGCCGGGTTCGAGACGCCCACCGCTGGCGAGATCCAGCTGGCTGGCCGTTCGATCAACAACGTGCCTCCACACAAGCGCGACATTGGCATGGTGTTTCAGAATTACGCCTTGTTCCCGCACATGACCGTGGCAGAGAACCTTGCCTTCCCGTTGTCGGTGCGGGGCATGAGCAAGACTGACGTTGCCGAAAAGGTAAAACGTGCCCTCGACATGGTGCAGCTCGGTACCTTCGCCCATCGTTATCCCGCCCAGTTATCGGGAGGGCAGCAACAACGTGTGGCGCTGGCGCGCGCGCTGGTGTTTGAGCCTCAGCTGGTGCTGATGGATGAGCCGCTCGGTGCGCTGGACAAACAACTGCGCGAACACATGCAGATGGAAATCAAGCATCTGCACCAGCGCTTGGGCGTAACCGTGGTTTACGTCACCCACGATCAGGGCGAGGCGCTGACCATGTCAGACCGTGTCGCGGTGTTCCATCAGGGCGAAATCCAGCAGATCGCCCCACCGCGCACTCTTTATGAAGAGCCGAAAAACACCTTCGTTGCCAACTTTATCGGCGAGAACAATCGTATCAACGGCACCTTGCTCAGCCAGAGCGGTGACCGTTGCGTGGTGGGCCTGGCTCGCGGCGAAAAGGTCGAAGCCCTGGCCATCAACGTCGGCGCTACGGGAAGCCCGGTGACGCTGTCGATCCGCCCCGAACGCGTGAACCTCAACGGCCGCAGCGAGAGTTGCGTTAACCGGTTTTCGGGGCGCGTGGCCGAATTTATCTACTTGGGTGACCACGTACGGGTGCGTCTGGAAGTGGCCGGTAAAACCGACTTCTTCGTGAAGCAGCCCATCGCGGAGCTCGATCCGGGGCTCAGCGTTGGCGATGTCGTGCCCCTTGGATGGCAGGTCGAGCATGCCCGCGCGCTGGACCCGTTGCTGGATACGCATTGA
- a CDS encoding CsbD family protein — translation MKSEQVKGALEQAAGKAQDVFGNSTGDERTQMEGKARQAAGELQERYGDLLDEVSTFTQQRPRTTLMVLAGLTLTVGWLLARRRG, via the coding sequence ATGAAATCCGAACAAGTGAAAGGCGCACTCGAACAAGCCGCCGGCAAAGCGCAAGACGTCTTCGGCAACTCGACCGGCGATGAGCGCACGCAGATGGAAGGCAAGGCGCGTCAGGCGGCCGGTGAGCTGCAGGAACGGTATGGCGATCTGCTGGACGAAGTGTCGACCTTTACCCAGCAACGGCCGCGCACCACATTGATGGTGCTTGCCGGCCTGACGCTGACTGTGGGCTGGTTGCTGGCCCGTCGTCGCGGTTGA
- a CDS encoding helix-turn-helix transcriptional regulator: MSEAILARETNRRQLQQIISGLSDGVMLVEVDQTIIWANEAALLMHGVEEISELGANGEAYREKFSLRYRNNHPLDVDQYPISRVAAGEVFSDVLIEVSRVGEEEERSWVHRVRSMVLEDSSGSPESLVLILADATEWAGAEQRFEKTFNANPAPAVICRLSDLRFIKVNQGFLEMTGHSRESVIGRSVYEVDVLENAERKDLAIERLNQGATIPQMQAELKLPEGGTKLVIVAGQPLDMNEEDCMLFSFTDLEPRRKAETALRQSEERFAKAFRLTPVPTLVCTAERQQIVEANEAFLNTLGYTPQELIGRTVAELGFIEDGGAMAELFNVLETNGRVDGLDLKVRKKGSESMDCVLAADTVTIQDSACYLFVLMDITERKRSELELVEAIETVMQDASWFSQTLIEKLANAKRVNTRRLPGASFTDLTARERDVLGLICEGLADKEIAARLNLALNTIRNHVATVYSKLDVHSRAEAIVWARERNLFASQGKSKR; this comes from the coding sequence ATGTCCGAGGCCATCCTCGCCAGAGAAACCAACCGCCGCCAATTGCAGCAGATCATTTCCGGCCTGTCGGACGGGGTGATGCTGGTAGAGGTCGACCAGACCATCATCTGGGCCAATGAAGCGGCGCTGCTGATGCACGGTGTCGAGGAGATCAGCGAGCTGGGGGCCAACGGCGAGGCCTATCGCGAGAAATTTTCCCTGCGTTATCGCAACAACCATCCGCTGGACGTTGATCAATATCCGATCAGTCGGGTCGCCGCCGGCGAAGTATTCAGCGATGTGCTCATCGAGGTCAGCAGGGTCGGTGAGGAAGAGGAGCGCAGCTGGGTGCATCGCGTTCGCAGCATGGTGCTGGAAGACAGCTCCGGCTCCCCGGAGTCATTGGTGCTGATACTCGCCGACGCGACAGAATGGGCCGGCGCCGAGCAGCGCTTTGAGAAGACCTTCAATGCCAACCCCGCTCCCGCCGTTATCTGCCGGCTGAGCGATCTGCGCTTCATCAAGGTCAATCAAGGCTTTCTGGAAATGACCGGGCATTCGAGGGAAAGCGTCATCGGCCGCTCCGTGTATGAGGTGGACGTGCTGGAAAATGCCGAGCGCAAGGACCTCGCCATCGAGCGCCTGAATCAGGGTGCAACCATCCCGCAGATGCAGGCCGAGCTGAAGCTGCCGGAGGGCGGCACCAAACTGGTCATCGTCGCCGGGCAACCGTTGGACATGAATGAAGAAGACTGCATGCTGTTTTCGTTCACCGACCTGGAACCCAGACGCAAAGCCGAGACTGCCTTGCGCCAGAGCGAAGAACGGTTTGCCAAGGCATTCAGACTGACACCGGTGCCAACGCTGGTATGTACAGCGGAGCGGCAACAGATCGTCGAAGCCAACGAAGCGTTCTTAAACACGTTGGGTTATACGCCCCAGGAACTGATTGGCCGGACCGTCGCAGAACTGGGCTTCATTGAGGATGGCGGGGCGATGGCCGAGCTGTTCAACGTTCTTGAAACCAATGGGCGTGTTGACGGGCTGGACCTGAAAGTCCGCAAGAAAGGCAGCGAGTCGATGGATTGCGTACTGGCCGCTGACACGGTGACGATTCAGGACAGCGCCTGCTACCTCTTCGTGCTGATGGACATCACCGAGCGCAAGCGTTCGGAGCTGGAGCTGGTCGAGGCCATCGAAACGGTGATGCAGGACGCCTCGTGGTTCAGTCAGACGCTGATCGAAAAGCTGGCCAATGCCAAACGGGTCAACACTCGACGTCTGCCCGGCGCTTCGTTCACCGACCTGACCGCTCGCGAGCGGGATGTACTGGGGCTTATCTGTGAAGGGCTGGCGGACAAGGAGATCGCGGCGCGGCTCAACCTGGCGCTCAACACGATTCGCAACCACGTCGCGACGGTGTACTCCAAGCTCGACGTGCACAGCCGGGCGGAAGCGATCGTCTGGGCCAGGGAGCGAAACCTGTTCGCCAGCCAGGGCAAAAGCAAGCGTTGA
- a CDS encoding phosphoglycolate phosphatase: protein MSGFEQLFPGRLPKLIMFDLDGTLVDSVPDLAAAVDKTLLQLGRPPAGIERVRDWIGNGVRVLVRRALANGMDHSAVDEESTEAALAIFMEAYSGSHALTKVYPGVRETLKWLQKMGVEMALITNKPERFVAPLLDDLKLGRFFRWIVGGDTLPQQKPDPAALFFVMKMAGVPGSQSLFVGDSRNDVLAAKAAGVACVALSYGYNHGRPIEEESPALVISDLRMLIPGSSAGCLEQGAEITLPDIKSPSFRESIVVVTRKLWMKVMKALARWRWRA, encoded by the coding sequence ATGAGCGGCTTCGAGCAGCTCTTTCCGGGCCGTTTGCCCAAGTTGATCATGTTTGACCTGGACGGCACCCTCGTCGATTCGGTGCCTGATCTTGCGGCCGCTGTGGACAAAACGCTTCTTCAGCTCGGTCGCCCCCCGGCGGGTATCGAGCGGGTTCGCGACTGGATCGGCAACGGCGTACGCGTGTTGGTACGCCGCGCTTTGGCGAACGGCATGGATCACTCCGCCGTGGATGAAGAATCGACGGAAGCGGCCCTCGCCATTTTCATGGAAGCCTACAGCGGCAGCCATGCGCTCACCAAGGTCTACCCCGGCGTGCGCGAAACCCTGAAGTGGCTGCAGAAGATGGGCGTCGAAATGGCGTTGATCACCAACAAGCCGGAGCGCTTCGTTGCGCCTTTGCTGGACGATCTCAAACTCGGCCGCTTCTTTCGCTGGATCGTGGGCGGCGATACGCTGCCGCAGCAAAAGCCAGACCCGGCAGCGCTGTTCTTTGTGATGAAAATGGCCGGCGTACCGGGCTCGCAGTCGCTGTTCGTGGGTGACTCGCGCAACGACGTTCTGGCGGCCAAGGCAGCGGGCGTGGCCTGTGTGGCATTGAGTTATGGCTACAACCACGGACGCCCCATTGAAGAAGAGTCCCCGGCGCTGGTCATCAGCGATTTGCGCATGCTGATTCCCGGCAGTTCTGCCGGTTGCCTGGAGCAGGGCGCTGAGATAACGTTGCCCGACATCAAGTCTCCCTCCTTTAGAGAATCCATCGTGGTGGTCACTCGCAAACTCTGGATGAAAGTCATGAAGGCCCTGGCCCGTTGGCGTTGGCGCGCCTGA
- a CDS encoding polyamine ABC transporter substrate-binding protein: protein MLKTLKLTALSVGMMCAAQAMAADLTVISFGGANKAAQEKAFYAPWEKAGNGKIIAGEYNGEMAKVKAMVDTKSVTWDLVEVESPELSRGCDEDMFESLASVDLGNKDNYVKGAISECGVGFFVWSTVLAYNADKLKSAPTGWADFWDTEKFPGKRGLRKGAKYTLEFALMADGVAPKDVYKVLATKEGQDRAFKMLDKLKPSIQWWEAGAQPPQYLQSGDVVMSSAYNGRIAAVQKESNLKVVWTGGVYDFDAWAIPKGAKNAEEAKRFIAYSLKPEQQKIYSENIAYGPANTGAVPLLSADTLKNMPTTPENIKDQVQIDVKFWADFGESLEQRFNSWAAK, encoded by the coding sequence ATGCTCAAGACATTGAAGCTCACCGCCTTATCGGTCGGGATGATGTGCGCGGCGCAAGCCATGGCAGCGGACCTGACCGTCATTTCCTTCGGTGGCGCTAACAAGGCGGCCCAGGAAAAAGCGTTCTATGCGCCGTGGGAAAAAGCCGGCAACGGCAAGATCATTGCGGGCGAATACAACGGTGAGATGGCCAAGGTCAAAGCCATGGTCGACACCAAGAGCGTGACGTGGGACCTGGTGGAAGTGGAGTCGCCAGAACTGTCCCGTGGTTGTGATGAAGACATGTTCGAGTCGCTGGCGTCGGTCGATCTCGGCAACAAGGACAACTACGTCAAAGGCGCAATCTCTGAGTGCGGCGTAGGCTTCTTCGTGTGGTCCACCGTGCTGGCCTACAACGCCGACAAGCTGAAATCTGCCCCAACGGGCTGGGCTGATTTCTGGGACACCGAGAAATTCCCGGGCAAGCGTGGCCTGCGCAAGGGCGCCAAATACACACTGGAATTCGCGCTGATGGCCGACGGTGTTGCGCCTAAAGACGTTTACAAAGTGCTGGCGACCAAGGAAGGCCAGGACCGCGCCTTCAAGATGCTCGACAAGCTCAAGCCAAGCATCCAGTGGTGGGAAGCGGGCGCACAGCCGCCGCAATACCTGCAGTCTGGCGACGTCGTGATGAGCTCGGCCTATAACGGTCGCATCGCTGCCGTGCAGAAAGAGAGCAACCTCAAAGTGGTCTGGACTGGCGGCGTGTATGACTTCGACGCATGGGCCATTCCGAAGGGCGCCAAAAACGCCGAAGAAGCCAAGAGGTTCATCGCCTACTCGCTCAAGCCCGAGCAGCAAAAGATTTACTCCGAAAATATCGCTTACGGCCCGGCCAACACTGGGGCCGTGCCGCTGTTGAGCGCCGACACGCTGAAAAACATGCCGACCACTCCCGAGAACATCAAGGATCAGGTGCAGATCGACGTGAAATTCTGGGCCGATTTTGGTGAGTCCCTGGAGCAGCGCTTCAACTCTTGGGCCGCCAAATAA
- a CDS encoding ABC transporter permease, whose product MLSPYSSPIERIWHYTLRILCGLILLFLVLPVLVIVPLSFNSGSFLVYPLQGFSLHWYQDFFGSAEWMRALKNSLIVAPAATVLAMGFGTLAAIGLTRSNFPGKALVMALVISPMVVPVVIVGVASYLFFAPLGLGNSYISLILVHAVLGVPFVIITVSATLQGFNYNLVRAAASLGASPTTAFRRVTLPLIAPGVISGALFAFATSFDEVVVTLFLAGPGQATLPRQMFSGIRENLSPTIAAAATLLIGFSVVLLLVLEWLRGRSEKLRTAVD is encoded by the coding sequence ATGTTGAGCCCTTATTCCTCGCCCATCGAGCGCATCTGGCATTACACGCTGCGTATCCTGTGTGGATTGATTCTGTTATTTCTGGTGCTGCCGGTGCTGGTGATCGTGCCGCTGTCGTTCAACTCCGGCAGCTTTCTGGTCTATCCGCTGCAGGGCTTTTCGCTGCACTGGTATCAGGACTTTTTTGGTTCGGCCGAGTGGATGCGCGCGCTGAAAAACAGTTTGATCGTCGCACCCGCTGCCACGGTGCTGGCGATGGGGTTCGGTACATTGGCGGCCATCGGTCTGACCCGCAGCAACTTCCCCGGCAAGGCGCTGGTGATGGCGCTGGTGATTTCGCCAATGGTGGTGCCCGTGGTGATTGTCGGCGTGGCGAGCTACCTGTTTTTTGCGCCGCTGGGACTGGGCAACAGTTATATCTCGCTGATACTGGTACACGCGGTCTTGGGTGTGCCCTTCGTGATCATTACCGTGTCCGCCACATTGCAGGGCTTCAATTACAACCTGGTGCGTGCGGCGGCCAGCCTGGGTGCTTCGCCAACCACGGCGTTTCGTCGCGTGACCCTGCCGCTGATTGCGCCAGGGGTAATCTCCGGAGCGCTGTTTGCTTTTGCCACCTCGTTCGATGAAGTTGTGGTCACGCTGTTCCTCGCAGGGCCAGGGCAGGCGACCTTGCCAAGGCAAATGTTCAGCGGCATCCGCGAAAACCTCAGCCCGACGATTGCCGCTGCGGCGACGCTGCTTATCGGCTTCTCCGTAGTGCTGTTGCTGGTGCTTGAATGGCTGCGCGGTCGCAGCGAGAAACTGCGCACGGCGGTGGATTGA
- a CDS encoding ABC transporter permease translates to MAIAVPLSEGASPTLKQRLARAERVNRWKAQALIAPLVIFLLLVFLVPIAALLYKSVSNPEVVGGMPLTVVEVAKWDGKGLPPETVYKAASQDLAEARKNQTLGDLSKRLNQELAGYRSLLAKTARAMPFKEEPTSYKEALEAIDERWGDPAYWQAIRRNTSSFTPYYLLAAVDHRIDDLGEVAPATPDQAIYLDIFARTFWMGLVITVICLLLAYPLAYLLANLPARQSNLLMILVLLPFWTSILVRVAAWIVLLQSSGLINGALMAMGIIDKPLELVFNRVGVYISMVHIMLPFMILPIYSVMKGISPTYMRAAISLGCNPFASFWRVYFPQTYAGVGAGCLLVFILAIGYYITPALLGSPNDQMVSYFVAFYTNTSINWGMATALGGLLLLATVVLYLIYNWLVGASRLRLS, encoded by the coding sequence ATGGCCATCGCCGTGCCCCTGTCTGAAGGCGCCAGCCCGACCCTGAAGCAACGCCTGGCCCGTGCCGAGCGCGTCAATCGCTGGAAGGCTCAAGCACTGATCGCGCCCTTGGTGATCTTCCTGCTGCTGGTGTTTCTGGTGCCAATTGCGGCGTTGCTCTACAAAAGCGTCAGCAACCCGGAAGTGGTGGGCGGCATGCCGCTGACCGTGGTCGAAGTGGCGAAGTGGGACGGAAAGGGGCTGCCACCTGAGACAGTGTACAAAGCCGCCAGCCAGGATCTGGCCGAGGCACGCAAGAATCAGACGCTGGGCGATCTGTCCAAACGCCTGAATCAGGAACTGGCGGGCTACCGCAGCCTGCTGGCGAAAACCGCCCGCGCCATGCCGTTCAAGGAAGAGCCGACCTCTTACAAGGAAGCGCTGGAAGCCATCGATGAGCGCTGGGGCGACCCTGCGTACTGGCAGGCTATCCGCCGTAATACCTCAAGTTTTACACCTTATTACCTACTGGCCGCTGTCGACCATCGAATCGATGACCTTGGTGAAGTGGCCCCGGCCACACCCGACCAAGCCATATACCTGGACATTTTCGCTCGTACGTTCTGGATGGGCCTGGTGATCACCGTGATTTGCCTGCTGCTGGCCTATCCACTGGCTTACCTGCTGGCCAACCTGCCCGCACGGCAGAGCAACTTGCTCATGATTTTGGTCTTGCTGCCGTTCTGGACGTCCATCCTGGTGCGCGTCGCCGCCTGGATCGTCTTGCTGCAATCGAGCGGTCTGATCAACGGGGCGCTGATGGCGATGGGCATCATCGATAAGCCGCTGGAACTGGTGTTTAACCGGGTCGGCGTTTACATCTCGATGGTGCATATCATGCTGCCCTTCATGATCTTGCCCATCTACAGCGTGATGAAAGGCATCTCGCCGACGTACATGCGTGCGGCGATCTCGCTGGGCTGCAACCCGTTCGCCAGTTTCTGGCGCGTGTACTTCCCGCAGACCTACGCGGGTGTGGGCGCGGGTTGTCTGTTGGTGTTCATCCTTGCCATCGGTTACTACATCACCCCGGCGCTGCTCGGCAGTCCGAACGATCAGATGGTCAGTTACTTCGTCGCGTTCTACACCAACACCAGCATCAACTGGGGCATGGCGACGGCGCTGGGCGGTTTGCTGCTGCTGGCGACGGTCGTGCTATACCTGATTTATAACTGGCTGGTGGGCGCCAGCCGTCTGCGCCTGAGCTGA
- the rpe gene encoding ribulose-phosphate 3-epimerase: MQPFAIAPSILSADFARLGQEVDNVLAAGADIVHFDVMDNHYVPNLTIGPMVCAALRKYGITAPIDVHLMVSPVDRIIGDFIEAGATYITFHPEATQHIDRSLQLIREGGCKAGLVFNPATPLNLLEYVMDKVDMILLMSVNPGFGGQKFIPGTINKLREARALIDASGRDIRLEIDGGVNVNNIREIAAAGADTFVAGSAIFNAPDYQAVISKMHEELALARR, translated from the coding sequence ATGCAGCCCTTCGCTATTGCTCCTTCGATTCTGTCCGCCGATTTCGCCCGTCTGGGACAGGAAGTCGACAACGTCCTGGCCGCTGGCGCCGACATCGTCCACTTCGACGTCATGGACAACCACTACGTCCCTAACCTGACGATCGGACCGATGGTCTGCGCCGCGTTGCGCAAATACGGCATCACCGCGCCCATCGATGTTCATCTGATGGTCAGCCCGGTGGACCGCATCATCGGTGACTTCATCGAAGCCGGCGCCACTTACATCACCTTCCACCCGGAAGCGACCCAGCACATCGACCGCTCCCTGCAACTGATCCGCGAAGGCGGCTGCAAGGCGGGCCTGGTGTTCAACCCGGCGACCCCGCTGAACCTGCTTGAGTACGTCATGGACAAGGTCGACATGATCCTGCTCATGAGCGTCAACCCTGGCTTTGGCGGTCAGAAATTCATTCCCGGCACGATCAACAAGCTGCGCGAGGCCCGCGCGCTCATTGACGCATCCGGTCGTGATATCCGTCTCGAGATCGACGGCGGCGTCAACGTCAACAACATCCGGGAAATTGCAGCAGCTGGCGCCGACACCTTTGTCGCGGGCTCGGCCATTTTCAACGCGCCTGATTACCAGGCAGTCATTTCAAAAATGCATGAAGAACTGGCGTTGGCCCGCCGATGA
- a CDS encoding iron-containing alcohol dehydrogenase, giving the protein MSISAFKIANKLITGAAAIEQLSAELTRLNVQNPLIVTDAILVQSGTVDLALAQLGGRRYGVFDQVEPEPEIAIVEACTRAYREGGHDGLIGVGGGSAIDIAKGVAAFAGHEGSLGELFGVDLVKRKGPPLIAIPTTAGTGSEVTNVAIFSDKQAQLKKGIVSDYLLPDVALVSPLMTLTCPRSVTAASGVDALVHAVEAYLSVNASPITDAIALGAIKLIVKALPKAYANPSSLQAREDMATASLMAGMAFGNAGVGAVHALAYPLGGRFNIAHGVSNALLLPYVMEWNKLACVERMRDIADAMGARVAHLSDRDAADLAVKAMADLCAAVEIPSGLRSFNVPEDAIPAMAEEASKIERLMRNNPRKLNAADIEKIYRAAY; this is encoded by the coding sequence ATGAGTATCTCTGCCTTCAAAATCGCCAACAAGCTGATCACCGGCGCGGCTGCCATTGAGCAGTTATCCGCCGAGCTGACGCGGCTCAACGTACAGAACCCGCTGATCGTGACAGACGCGATACTGGTCCAGTCCGGGACGGTCGACCTGGCGCTGGCACAATTGGGCGGCCGTCGGTATGGCGTGTTTGATCAGGTCGAGCCGGAACCTGAAATTGCCATCGTCGAGGCCTGCACGCGAGCCTATCGGGAGGGCGGCCATGATGGCCTGATCGGCGTGGGTGGCGGTAGCGCCATTGACATCGCCAAGGGGGTCGCGGCATTCGCAGGCCATGAAGGCAGTCTTGGCGAGTTGTTCGGTGTCGATCTGGTCAAGCGCAAGGGGCCGCCGCTGATCGCCATACCGACCACCGCCGGTACAGGGTCGGAGGTCACCAACGTAGCGATCTTTTCGGACAAGCAGGCTCAACTCAAGAAGGGCATCGTCAGCGACTATCTTTTACCGGACGTGGCGCTCGTCAGCCCCTTGATGACACTGACTTGTCCGCGCAGCGTTACGGCGGCCAGTGGGGTAGACGCGCTTGTGCATGCCGTCGAGGCGTACTTGTCGGTCAACGCGTCGCCCATCACCGATGCCATCGCGCTGGGCGCCATCAAGTTGATCGTCAAGGCGCTGCCCAAGGCCTACGCCAATCCCTCCAGCCTGCAGGCGCGAGAAGACATGGCCACCGCCAGCCTCATGGCCGGTATGGCATTCGGCAATGCCGGAGTCGGCGCTGTTCATGCGCTGGCGTATCCACTGGGAGGACGGTTCAATATTGCGCATGGCGTCAGCAACGCATTGCTGCTGCCTTATGTGATGGAGTGGAACAAGCTGGCCTGCGTTGAAAGGATGCGCGATATCGCCGACGCAATGGGCGCCCGCGTCGCCCATCTGAGCGACAGGGACGCCGCCGACCTGGCAGTGAAAGCCATGGCCGATCTGTGCGCCGCGGTGGAGATCCCGTCTGGCTTGCGCAGTTTCAATGTGCCCGAAGACGCCATCCCTGCGATGGCGGAAGAAGCCAGCAAGATCGAGCGCCTGATGCGCAATAATCCGCGGAAGCTGAACGCTGCCGACATCGAGAAAATCTACCGAGCTGCGTATTGA